Proteins encoded within one genomic window of Theobroma cacao cultivar B97-61/B2 chromosome 7, Criollo_cocoa_genome_V2, whole genome shotgun sequence:
- the LOC108662710 gene encoding receptor-like protein kinase ANXUR1 — MEETQSTLYTWRAPHCRQHFDIARRVYDFSSGDLPFSVYRGYINDSYKDLVSIKVSEPTSDHQNFLTEIELLSNLRQANIVSLISYCCDGSDKIIVHEYTPHGTLYDHLLNPNNGNPPLSWKQRLQICIGVARGLEFLHAANHSTVHSDIKSKIILVNKNLVAKLSNFGFSKLISTSLSETDNHVTTAGADNSVGYEDPDYVYLQNNGLTVKSDVYCFGAVLFQVLCAKPVFELCESRVEVQNISNSSARRCVEDGTLGQIIDPCLKGEIAANSLKAYVDVACNCLNDREDERPTLADVAKRLELTLLLQECTEVDIPFSPSWLRSIPWPVEESESPAESQDFIILCL; from the coding sequence ATGGAAGAGACTCAATCGACGCTTTACACTTGGAGAGCTCCGCACTGCCGCCAACACTTTGATATAGCGCGGCGagtttatgatttttcctCTGGTGATTTGCCCTTTAGTGTGTACAGAGGTTACATTAATGACAGCTATAAAGATCTGGTTTCCATCAAGGTCTCCGAGCCAACCTCAGATCACCAGAATTTTTTGACAGAGATTGAATTGCTATCAAATCTACGTCAGGCCAATATCGTCTCTCTGATAAGTTATTGCTGTGATGGATCGGATAAGATTATTGTACATGAGTATACGCCCCACGGAACCCTCTACGATCATCTACTGAACCCAAACAACGGCAACCCTCCGTTATCATGGAAACAAAGGCTTCAAATCTGCATTGGAGTTGCACGTGGACTAGAATTCCTGCATGCAGCTAACCACTCGACCGTCCACAGTGACATCAAAAGCAAAATCATTCTTGTAAACAAGAACTTGGTTGCAAAGCTTTCAAACTTTGGTTTCTCCAAATTGATTTCAACAAGCCTGTCGGAAACAGATAACCATGTCACCACTGCTGGTGCGGACAATAGTGTTGGGTATGAAGACCCTGACTACGTTTACCTTCAGAATAACGGCCTCACTGTTAAATCTGATGTTTATTGTTTTGGAGCTGTTTTATTCCAAGTGTTATGTGCAAAACCAGTATTTGAGTTATGCGAGTCAAGGGTGGAAGTACAAAATATCTCCAATTCATCGGCCAGACGATGCGTTGAAGATGGTACACTTGGCCAAATTATTGATCCTTGCCTTAAGGGTGAGATCGCAGCAAACAGCCTGAAAGCTTATGTGGATGTAGCTTGTAACTGCTTGAACGACCGCGAAGATGAGAGGCCCACACTGGCAGATGTGGCCAAGAGGCTGGAGCTTACTTTGTTGCTGCAGGAGTGTACTGAAGTTGATATACCTTTCTCCCCATCTTGGCTTAGATCAATTCCGTGGCCGGTGGAGGAGAGTGAATCACCGGCAGAAAGCcaggattttataattttatgcttatgA